From Solidesulfovibrio carbinoliphilus subsp. oakridgensis, the proteins below share one genomic window:
- a CDS encoding type II toxin-antitoxin system MqsR family toxin: MEKRKPTYDLGSFQDAARRGEVAVTRTAAQAAQRLGFDYDGMMAVIESMNRRHFYKSMTAYADNAAWQDVYHVPTSAGILYVKFMAGRISAFDLLSFKEK; this comes from the coding sequence ATGGAAAAACGAAAGCCGACGTATGACCTGGGCTCTTTCCAAGATGCGGCGAGAAGGGGCGAAGTCGCCGTGACGAGAACCGCCGCCCAGGCAGCCCAACGCCTCGGCTTCGATTACGATGGCATGATGGCGGTCATTGAGAGCATGAACCGCAGGCACTTTTACAAATCCATGACCGCCTACGCGGACAACGCGGCCTGGCAGGACGTGTATCATGTGCCGACATCCGCCGGGATTTTATACGTGAAGTTTATGGCTGGAAGGATTTCGGCCTTTGACCTGCTCTCTTTCAAGGAGAAATAG